A genomic window from Bubalus bubalis isolate 160015118507 breed Murrah chromosome 11, NDDB_SH_1, whole genome shotgun sequence includes:
- the LOC102389469 gene encoding olfactory receptor 4F15-like, which translates to MGGLNDSMVNEFVLLALSCSWEKRLFLILLCSLLYLAVILGNLFIFFLVIFDSHLHSPMYFLLANLSLIDVGLSSTTVPKIITDLLNEDKIISFQSCMTQICFIHTIGGVEMVLLIAMAFDRCTAICKPLHYLKIMNPKICVSFVITGWVIGVIHAMSQLLFVIKLPFCGPKEVDSFYCDFPKIIKLACTEGAKLEFIVTANSGFMSMGTFFLLILSYSFILVTVWKRSSGDLSKAFVTLSAHITVVFLFFTPCMFLYVWPSPPPSLDKNLFIVDFAITPVLNPAIYTLRNKDIKVSIKRLLKKIFYSRFC; encoded by the coding sequence ATGGGTGGACTAAATGACTCTATGGTCAATGAGTTTGTGTTATTGGCCCTTTCTTGCTCTTGGGAGAAAAggctttttcttattttgctatGTTCTTTGCTCTACTTAGCGGTCATCTTGGGAaacctgtttattttctttttagtaatttttgATTCTCACTTACATTCTCCTATGTACTTCCTACTCGCCAACCTGTCCCTCATTGATGTGGGCCTTTCCTCTACCACAGTCCCCAAGATAATCACAGACCTCttaaatgaagacaaaataataTCTTTCCAAAGTTGTATGACACAGATATGTTTCATCCACACCATAGGAGGAGTGGAGATGGTGTTACTTATAGCCATGGCATTTGACAGGTGCACGGCAATATGTAAGCCTCTTCACTACTTGAAAATCATGAACCCTAAAATATGTGTTTCATTTGTAATCACTGGCTGGGTAATTGGGGTGATCCATGCTATGTCTCAACTTTTATTTGTTATAAAATTGCCATTCTGTGGGCCTAAGGAAGTAGACAGCTTTTATTGTGACTTTCCTAAGATTATAAAACTTGCATGCACAGAGGGAGCCAAGCTTGAGTTTATTGTTACTGCCAACAGTGGCTTCATGAGCATGGGCACCTTCTTCCTGCTGATCCTTTCCTACTCCTTCATTTTGGTCACTGTCTGGAAACGTTCTTCAGGAGACTTGTCCAAGGCATTTGTCACTTTGTCAGCTCACATCactgtggtttttttgtttttcactccaTGCATGTTTCTCTATGTCTGGCCTTCTCCTCCACCATCACTTGATAAAAATCTGTTCATTGTTGACTTTGCTATTACCCCTGTATTGAATCCTGCCATCTATACACTGAGGAACAAAGACATAAAAGTATCAATAAAAAGATTgctcaaaaagatattttattccaGATTTTGTTGA
- the LOC102389129 gene encoding olfactory receptor 4F21-like: protein MDRPNDSVISEFVLLGFSGSWETALFLMLIFSLLYIGIILGNLFILFLVILDSHLHSPMYFFLANLSLIDVGLSSAIVPKMITDLPNKYKIIYFKSCMTQMCFIHIMGGVEMVLLIAMAFDRYTAICKPLHYSNIMNPKICISLVITGWVGGVIHAMSQFAFIINLPFCGPNKVDSFYCDFPRIIKLACTDGTKFEFIVAANSGFMTMGTFFLLILSYIFILVTVWKRSSGDLSKAFVTLSAHITVVVLFFTPCMFLYVWPFPKSSVDKYVFIVDFVITPILNPSIYTLRNKEIKVAIKRLNKEGHYARFC, encoded by the coding sequence ATGGATAGACCAAATGATTCTGTTATTTCTGAGTTTGTGTTGCTAGGATTCTCTGGTTCTTGGGAAACTGCACTTTTTCTTATGTTGATATTCTCCTTGCTCTATATAGGAATCATCCTGGGaaatctcttcattttgtttttggtaaTTTTGGATTCTCACTTACATTCTCCTATGTACTTCTTTTTAGCCAACCTGTCACTCATTGATGTTGGCCTTTCCTCTGCCATAGTCCCCAAGATGATTACAGACCTTCCAAATAAATACAAGATAATCTATTTCAAAAGTTGTATGACACAAATGTGCTTCATTCATATCATGGGAGGAGTGGAGATGGTGTTACTCATAGCCATGGCATTTGACAGGTACACAGCAATCTGTAAGCCTCTTCACTACTCAAACATCATGAATCCTAAAATATGCATTTCATTGGTAATCACTGGCTGGGTAGGTGGGGTGATCCATGCTATGTCTCAATTTGCTTTCATTATAAACTTGCCCTTTTGTGGTCCTAACAAAGTAGACAGCTTTTATTGTGACTTTCCTAGGATCATAAAACTTGCATGCACAGATGGAACCAAATTTGAGTTTATTGTTGCTGCCAACAGTGGTTTCATGACTATGGGCACCTTCTTTCTGCTAATCCTTTCCTACATCTTCATTTTGGTCACTGTCTGGAAACGTTCTTCAGGAGACTTATCCAAGGCATTTGTCACTTTATCAGCTCACATCACTGTGGTGGTTCTTTTTTTCACTCCATGCATGTTTCTCTATGTATGGCCATTCCCCAAATCATCAGTTGATAAATATGTGTTCATTGTTGACTTTGTTATTACCCCTATCTTGAATCCTTCCATATATACATTAAGAAACAAAGAGATAAAGGTAGCTATAAAAAGATTGAACAAAGAGGGACATTATGCCAGATTTTGCTGA